GGCCAGACGCGGATCGTGATTCAGGTCCGTCGACAGATCGTTTGCGCCCGGGCGGCTGTCGCGCGGCAGCGGGTGCATGATGATCGTACGGCTGTCGCAATACTGGTTGATCAGCGCTTCGTTGATCTGGAAGTCCGGCGTGTAGCCTTCGATAGCCTCGTCGGCAAAGCGCTCCTTCTGGATGCGCGTCGCGTAGACCACGTCCGCACCGGCCAGATCGGCGAGCGAATTGCTCTGCACGATGACGTGGCCGTTCTGCGAGATCTGGTCGAGAATGTACGTCGGCATTTCCAGCGACGGCGGCGAGATCAGCGTGAACTTCAAGCCCCGATACAGCGCGAGCAGCTTGATGAGCGAGTGCACCGTGCGGCCGTAGCGCAGGTCGCCGACCATCGCCACATGGGCGCCGTCGACCAACTTGCCCAGACGCGAGAACTCGCGGCCGATGGTGTACAGATCGAGAATGGCCTGACTCGGGTGTTCGCCCGGGCCGTCACCGCCGTTGATGACGGGGATGTTCGTGGCGCGTGCGAATTCGGCGACCGAGCCCTTTTCCGGGTGACGCACGACGAGGGCGTCGACATAACCGCTCATGACACGGCTCGTGTCGTAGATCGATTCGCCCTTGGCCATCGACGAGAACGTGAAGCCGGTCGTGTCGCACACCGAGCCGCCAAGGCGGCAGAAGGCGGAGCCGAAGCTCACACGGGTGCGGGTACTGGCTTCGAAGAACAGATTGCCGAGTACCGCGCCTTCAAGCACACGCGAAATCTTCTGGCGGCGCGCAATCGGTTGCATGATGTCGGCAACGTGGAACAATTCTTCCAGCGAATCGCGCGAGAACTGATCGACGGAGATCAGGTGCGGCTTGCCGTCGAGGCCCATGCGTTCACGCAGCGGCTTGTGTGCGCTTTGCGTAGATTCCGCAGACGGTGCTTCGCGACCGAGAATTTCACCGACGAATTTCTCCACGATGCTCGGCATCGTGCGATATTCGCTGGAATCTTCGGGCAGCAGCCAGGTGTCGAGGGCGCGCCGACGAACGCCGATGCGCTCGGCGAAGGTGTCGCGGGTCATGTTCAGGCGACGCATCGCGTCGCGCAGGAAAGTCTGCTGTGCACTCATGGTCGGGTCGGCAGGAATGTGTACGCGATGCGTATAATAGGCGTCGATTCGTTGTTTGTCCAGCAAAAGACGTGCCCCTCGCGGGGCCGCGCCAGCCGGGCGTTTCCGGCATTTCCGGTGTATTGCCGTACGGTATGGAAAACCTTCTCCGCAAGCTTGACCTCACATCTTTGCGTCTTTTCGTGGCCGTCTGCCAGGAGCGGAGCATGGCGCGCGCCGCCGAGCGCGAATTCATCGCGCCTTCGGCGATCAGCCGTCGCATTGCCGACATCGAAGCCATCGTGGGACTCCCTCTCATCCAGCGTCACCAGCGCGGCATCACCGTCACGCCGGTGGGCGAGACGGTACGCCGTTACGCTGAACGTATTCTAGGCACGATCGAATCGCTGGGTGCCGAGTTGTCCCAATTCCACGAGGGGGCGCGCGGCAGCGTGCGCATTGCGGCCAATCTGTCGGCCATCGTGCAGTTCCTGCCGGAGGATCTGGCGGCGTTC
This window of the Pandoraea sputorum genome carries:
- a CDS encoding aspartate carbamoyltransferase, which codes for MSAQQTFLRDAMRRLNMTRDTFAERIGVRRRALDTWLLPEDSSEYRTMPSIVEKFVGEILGREAPSAESTQSAHKPLRERMGLDGKPHLISVDQFSRDSLEELFHVADIMQPIARRQKISRVLEGAVLGNLFFEASTRTRVSFGSAFCRLGGSVCDTTGFTFSSMAKGESIYDTSRVMSGYVDALVVRHPEKGSVAEFARATNIPVINGGDGPGEHPSQAILDLYTIGREFSRLGKLVDGAHVAMVGDLRYGRTVHSLIKLLALYRGLKFTLISPPSLEMPTYILDQISQNGHVIVQSNSLADLAGADVVYATRIQKERFADEAIEGYTPDFQINEALINQYCDSRTIIMHPLPRDSRPGANDLSTDLNHDPRLAIFRQTDNGIPVRMAIFAILLGVDKQVQHSMRDAAWRSPSHIGPDDALFDGLD